In Candidatus Hydrogenedentota bacterium, the genomic stretch GGAGCGGGCCTCGCACACGGTGCCGGCGCCATACAACAGCATGACTTGATCGAAGCTGCGCGTGAGCGGGTGCTGCGCGCTGTAACAGCCGTGGTAAGCGCCCGGCGCCTCATTCTCGAGTTCCGCAAACGGCCCCTGGTCCGCGCTGAACTGCGCGCGCACCTGATTCTGCTGCTCCTGCGTCACCTGACGTTCCTCGGGCACGGCCAGGACCAAGTCCGCGCCGAGGGCAACCCCGTGGCGCTCTTCGAGCCACGCGCGCACGCGCTCCCCGCCCGAGGAAAGCCGAGCGAGCACCCACGGCTCCACCAGCAGCAACAAGCGCCCGCCGCCGCCGATATAGGCGTCAATAGCCTCCAATTCCTCCGCGTACAACTCCGAAGTGAGGCCATTAATGACCAACAGGTCACAGTCTTCCGGCACCTGCGGGTCCGACATCTTGATACCGGCGGCCTCCGGACGATACGACTCGCTCTTCAGAAACTGATACAGCAGGGATGCGCCCTCGGCGGGGTCCTCGTCCGTGATTCCGCGCTCGCCGTGGCCCGTAAGAAAGCATACTTTTGGCTCCGCGTCGCGCAACACATTAATCAAGGCGTTCGTGAAATCCCGTTCCTCGAGGCGCGGGCTGCCGCCCGTGAACCAGATCACTTTTTGACGTACGCCGGACTTCACGACGACCGTGCCCTGCGGCGAGAGGTGCGTGATGCCCATTTCCGCCAGCGACGCCTGGTCGATGTGCGGGTCGATCAAGCGTACCGTGACCAGACCGGTATGCTTCTGACACAGTTCAAGAAACCGCAACGTCTTGTCTTTCGAGACCTGCGCGATCTTGTCGTCCGTCTCGGGGAAAAAACAGAACACCTCCACCTCTCGCGTCATATTCTCGAGCACCTGAACCGTTTGGTCCGCAAGTTGGCGCCGGCCTTCCTGCGTCACATCCCACGCCGCGCCGGGATAGCGCGCAAACAGATACGCCA encodes the following:
- a CDS encoding Gldg family protein; this encodes MRLAKTVLGAGTLLLLLLAVNVLIWERTLVWLYASLGLALLLALGWLVAAFLHLGGRAALQGRAVGTVNAVIASLLFLGVCVLAYLFARYPGAAWDVTQEGRRQLADQTVQVLENMTREVEVFCFFPETDDKIAQVSKDKTLRFLELCQKHTGLVTVRLIDPHIDQASLAEMGITHLSPQGTVVVKSGVRQKVIWFTGGSPRLEERDFTNALINVLRDAEPKVCFLTGHGERGITDEDPAEGASLLYQFLKSESYRPEAAGIKMSDPQVPEDCDLLVINGLTSELYAEELEAIDAYIGGGGRLLLLVEPWVLARLSSGGERVRAWLEERHGVALGADLVLAVPEERQVTQEQQNQVRAQFSADQGPFAELENEAPGAYHGCYSAQHPLTRSFDQVMLLYGAGTVCEARSVPRGVTVTEIVRTPPGYWAEEDIAGFSKTGEARRDANERKGPLPVAVAVSKATETPLGDTGRTREARLVVVANEGFASNGQIALAGGNLNFLLNAVAWLTQSEDLIAIRPSGSTDAALVLDPIQERTVTWVAVLLTLQLLLLPGGLIYLARRRNR